AGCCGACCTTGGTGGCCGAAGCCGAGCCGGAAGCCGAGAAACCCGCGCAGGCACCCGTTCCCGCGAAGGAATCGAAACGCATCCCGCTGCTGATCGCCGGCGCCGCGGCGATCGGGCTGGTGCTCGGCGGCATCGTGGTGGCCTTGCTGTTCCGCGACGGCGCCGAGACACCGGTGCCGCCGTTGCCCGACGCCAAGTCCGAGCCGACGTCGGTCAGTCCCGCCCCGCCCCCGCCGCTCGTCACCTCGACGACGCCCGCCACCACCGAGCCGCCCGAGCCACCGGTGGTGATCACCGAGACGACGACGCCGGAGCCGACGACCACGACGCCGCCCACCACCACCGAGCCGCCGACGACGACGCCGACCACCACCACTCGTACCTCGACCACGCGGACCCCCACGCCCACGACCAACCCGTTCGGGCAGCAGCTACCGCAGATCCCCACCATCCCCGGCATGGGAATACCGGGTAGTCGGTGATTAGTAGCGTCCTATCCGGGTTTGTGGCTTAGAGTGTTGCGCTGACCGTGTTGTCGGATGAATTTCCACACCGGTCGGTTGCTGGACGAAGGCTGTGCGCCAACGGATTCTGCCCGTGGCCACGGATTTAGCTGGCACGTGCGTGCCGACGAAGGGACTTCATGCGCAAGTTGGTGGCGCGTCGCGCCGCGGTCAAAGCTGTCGCCATCGCATCGACCGTTCTCCTGGCTCCCTTGTTCGGCACGACCACCGCCTCGGCGGTTCCCGAAGCCCCGGCGCAGCTCGCCGCGGACAATCTCCCCCCGGAACTCGTGCAGGCCATCGCGCGTGATCTGAAGATGACCCCGACGGAGTACCTGGACCGTGCCGCGCGCGCCCAGCAGCTGCGCGACTACGCGCGCGATTTCCGTTCGGAGCGACCGGATTCCTTCGCGGGCGCCTGGATCGGCGCCGACGGCAAGCCCGTCATGGCGGTGACGTCTCTGGACGCCGCCAAGATCGTCGCGGCCGACGGCTATCAGACCCGGCTGGCCCCGGTGTCCGCGGACAGCCTGGAGAGCTCGCTGGTGCAGCTCAACCAGTGGATCACCGGACTGCCGCGGGAGATCTCGCAGGCGATCAACTCCGTGGCCATCGACTTCCTGAACAGCCAGCTGGTGCTCAGCGTCGCCAACACGCCCGCGGGTCACATGCTCAACCTGCCCACCCTGCTGGCGAACATCAAGGTCATCCTGTCGCCGAACAACGGCGGCCCGGTCGAGCGCAGGCCGATGGGCGGTGACACCTACATCAGCGCTCCCGGTTCGCTCGCCGACTCGTCGCTGCGCGCGGTGGACGTGTGCTCGTTCGGGTTCAACAGCATCGACGCGTCCGGCAACGCGCTGAATATCAGTGCGGGCCATTGCGATCCGAACCTGGGCAAGGGCAACCAGGAAGCCGGTGTCTACCTGCCGAACGTCCGCGACATCCCGGCCAGCCCGGAACTCGGCACGTTCGTGCGCGCCTCGCTGGGCGGACAGTCCGCGCTGGACTACTCGGTGATCAAGCTGAACGAGCGCGCGGTGCGGGCGGGCATGGACCAGCCCTCGGTGCGCGGCGCCAACGGCACCACGCTCGCCATCACCGGCACCGCCGACCCGATCACCGGCGCCCCGGTCTGCAAATCCGGCCAGTCCTCCACCTTCACCTGCGGCTTCGTCGTGGCCGATCGGGTGGAGACGCAGCTCTACACGGCCGATGGCGAGAGCAAGACCGTGCGCGGGTTCGCCAGCTCGGCCTGCACCCTGGGCGGCGACAGCGGCGGCGCGATCGTGTCCGGCACTCTGGCGCTGGGCATCACCAGCGGTTCCAACGCCGCGGACGCGCCGAACTGCAACGAGGCCAACATCGCCCTCGCGCAGTACGGCGGCACCGCTTCGCTCGGCATCCCGATCCGGGCCATCCTGGCCGACATCGACGCCTCCTCCGGCGGCGGAATCGGCAGCGGAATCGCCGTGCGCACGCGGCCGAACGCGAGCTGAGCGCGAGCCCGAAATCTGTGGCAATCCACATATCCCCGGTCGAGTGGCTATGAGGGAATCGAGAACCACGAGATGAGTAGGCATACCGCGCCAAACCCCATATAGTCTGCTCATGCTCCTGCCACGTATAGGACCTCCCCGCTCGACTGCGCGACAGACCGTAATCCGAAAGACAGTGATCGCCGCCTCGGCGGCGATACTGCTGTTCGGGCCCACGGCGGCAGTAGCGACGGCCCAGCCGGACCAGGGACCCGGCCTGCCGGCCGAACTGGTCGCCGCGGTGACCCGCGATCTGAAGATCTCGCCCGACGAGTACCTGCACCGCGCGGAGGTGGCGCAGCAGGTGGCCGCGTTCGCCACCACCGCCCAGCGGCAGTACCCGGCCGTGTTCGCCGGCTCCTGGCTGGACGACGCGGGCAAGGCAGTCGTGGCGCTGGCGCAGGGTCCTGGCGCCGACGAGGCGAAGAAGGCCGCCGAATCGGCCGGTTTCGAGGTCCGCAACGTCGCCAAGAGCGAAGCGGCCCTGCGTGGCGAGAAGAGCGCGTTCGAGCGCTGGCTGGAGGGCCAGCCGGAGGCGGTGCGGTCCCTGGTGCGCGGCGCGGTGGTGGACACCGTGAACAACACGATCGCGGTGCGCGTCGACCAGGCGGGCCTGCCGATGCCGAACTTCATCGACCCGGCGCGCGTCATCGTGATGGCCCCGCCGGTAGCGGGCGAGCAGGGCCCCATCCAGGCCGGTGAGATCGCCGGAGACGCGCGCGGCGCGCTCGCGGGCGGCGACGGCTACGCCTCGGTCGCCGGACGCAGTTCGCTGCGCTGCTCGCTCGGCTTCAACGGCACCGACCGCAACGGCAACACGGTGAACATCACCGCGGGCCACTGCAACCCCGACATCCCCTCCGCGGGCAGCGGCAACGCCGCGGGCGTGTACGAGATGAACGGCGACCGCCTCGGCGCGCAGCTCGGTGTCTTCCAGAAGTCGGTGCTCGGCGAGCAGGACTACTCGATCATCCGGGTCAACGACCAGGCCAAGGACCGTTTCGCGAACAACGGCGTCCGCGCGCCCGGCGCGGCTCCGATCCCGGTCGATGGC
Above is a genomic segment from Nocardia sputorum containing:
- a CDS encoding S1 family peptidase, which codes for MRKLVARRAAVKAVAIASTVLLAPLFGTTTASAVPEAPAQLAADNLPPELVQAIARDLKMTPTEYLDRAARAQQLRDYARDFRSERPDSFAGAWIGADGKPVMAVTSLDAAKIVAADGYQTRLAPVSADSLESSLVQLNQWITGLPREISQAINSVAIDFLNSQLVLSVANTPAGHMLNLPTLLANIKVILSPNNGGPVERRPMGGDTYISAPGSLADSSLRAVDVCSFGFNSIDASGNALNISAGHCDPNLGKGNQEAGVYLPNVRDIPASPELGTFVRASLGGQSALDYSVIKLNERAVRAGMDQPSVRGANGTTLAITGTADPITGAPVCKSGQSSTFTCGFVVADRVETQLYTADGESKTVRGFASSACTLGGDSGGAIVSGTLALGITSGSNAADAPNCNEANIALAQYGGTASLGIPIRAILADIDASSGGGIGSGIAVRTRPNAS
- a CDS encoding S1 family peptidase; this translates as MIAASAAILLFGPTAAVATAQPDQGPGLPAELVAAVTRDLKISPDEYLHRAEVAQQVAAFATTAQRQYPAVFAGSWLDDAGKAVVALAQGPGADEAKKAAESAGFEVRNVAKSEAALRGEKSAFERWLEGQPEAVRSLVRGAVVDTVNNTIAVRVDQAGLPMPNFIDPARVIVMAPPVAGEQGPIQAGEIAGDARGALAGGDGYASVAGRSSLRCSLGFNGTDRNGNTVNITAGHCNPDIPSAGSGNAAGVYEMNGDRLGAQLGVFQKSVLGEQDYSIIRVNDQAKDRFANNGVRAPGAAPIPVDGVATPVVGAPVCKSGARTGFSCGVVNAVDQTVQVGDRELTQSFSANICALPGDSGGPIVTGRLALGISSASSVADYPICEIPNLIGALTGNVPQLFAQPVHVVLSDNPGLRVRTN